A section of the Streptomyces sp. NBC_00178 genome encodes:
- the gap gene encoding type I glyceraldehyde-3-phosphate dehydrogenase: MTIRVGINGFGRIGRNYFRALLEQGADIEIVAVNDLGDTATTAHLLKYDTILGRLKAEVSHTADTITVDGHTIKVLSERNPADIPWGQLGVDIVIESTGIFTKKADAEKHIAGGAKKVLISAPAKDEDITIVMGVNQDKYDAANHHVISNASCTTNCVAPMAKVLDENFGIVKGLMTTVHAYTNDQRILDFPHSDLRRARAAAENIIPTTTGAAKATALVLPQLKGKLDGIAMRVPVPTGSATDLVVTLQREVTKDEVNAAFKKASDDGDLKGFLTYTEDPIVSSDIVGDPSSCTFDSSLTMVQEGNSVKILGWYDNEWGYSNRLVDLTVFVGGQL, from the coding sequence GTGACGATCCGCGTAGGCATCAACGGCTTTGGCCGCATCGGTCGTAACTACTTCCGCGCGCTGCTGGAGCAGGGTGCGGACATCGAGATCGTGGCTGTCAACGACCTGGGTGACACCGCGACCACTGCCCACCTGCTGAAGTACGACACCATCCTGGGTCGGCTCAAGGCAGAGGTCAGCCACACCGCCGACACCATCACCGTCGACGGCCACACCATCAAGGTGCTCTCCGAGCGCAACCCGGCCGACATCCCCTGGGGTCAGCTGGGCGTCGACATCGTCATCGAGTCGACCGGCATCTTCACCAAGAAGGCCGACGCCGAGAAGCACATCGCCGGTGGCGCCAAGAAGGTCCTCATCTCGGCTCCGGCCAAGGACGAGGACATCACCATCGTGATGGGCGTCAACCAGGACAAGTACGACGCGGCCAACCACCACGTCATCTCCAACGCCTCCTGCACCACCAACTGTGTGGCGCCGATGGCCAAGGTCCTCGACGAGAACTTCGGCATCGTCAAGGGTCTGATGACGACGGTCCACGCGTACACGAACGACCAGCGCATCCTGGACTTCCCGCACTCGGACCTGCGCCGCGCCCGCGCCGCCGCCGAGAACATCATCCCGACCACGACGGGCGCCGCCAAGGCGACCGCCCTGGTCCTCCCGCAGCTCAAGGGCAAGCTCGACGGCATCGCGATGCGCGTCCCGGTCCCGACCGGTTCCGCCACCGACCTCGTCGTCACCCTGCAGCGCGAGGTCACCAAGGACGAGGTCAACGCCGCGTTCAAGAAGGCGTCCGACGACGGCGACCTCAAGGGCTTCCTGACCTACACCGAGGACCCGATCGTGTCCTCGGACATCGTCGGTGACCCGTCGTCCTGCACCTTCGACTCCTCCCTGACGATGGTCCAGGAGGGCAACTCGGTTAAGATCCTCGGCTGGTACGACAACGAGTGGGGTTACTCCAACCGCCTCGTCGACCTGACCGTCTTCGTCGGCGGCCAGCTCTGA